Proteins encoded by one window of Cyclobacteriaceae bacterium:
- a CDS encoding amidohydrolase, whose amino-acid sequence MKYISALFFFGVFSFFISCGPSVQPADKVILGGTIYTVDETQPTVEAVVINGNIIEFAGKETEARKYIGEKTEVIDLEGKTMTPGFIEGHGHFMGVGYNELNLDLMYVTSYEELVAKVKEAVDKAQPGQWILGRGWHQDKWDTKPDKMIKGFQTHHLLSEVSPNNPVFLRHASGHAALANAKAMEVAGVNQLSVETLKESSEEGGEIIRDEMGNPTGIFNERAMGIISKHIPQDDESRDSQALSLAIQACWRNGITSFHDAGASRENIELFNQFKNDGKLGVRLYVMLTGWDRDLVYEWFKKGPVVDPDNLLTIRSVKLNCDGALGSRGAWLLEPYTDRNDFYGMATFPMDSVLSVSRTALKSGFQVCAHAIGDRANQEILNRYEQAINENPGVKDHRFRIEHAQHLHPNDIPRFGKLGVIPAMQAIHMSSDRPWAIERLGEKRIKEGAYMWQSLLKSGAVIVNGTDAPVEPLNPIPSFYASVTRKTLKGEPEGGYEPEEKMTRAQALRSYTLDAAYGAFEENIKGSIEKGKLADLVVFTENIMEAEEMDILKAEVAMTIVDGKVVYKK is encoded by the coding sequence ATGAAATACATCTCTGCTTTATTCTTCTTTGGAGTTTTTTCCTTTTTCATTTCGTGTGGCCCATCCGTTCAACCTGCAGATAAGGTTATTCTGGGGGGTACAATCTATACGGTTGATGAAACACAACCCACCGTTGAAGCTGTGGTGATCAACGGAAATATCATTGAATTTGCCGGCAAAGAAACTGAAGCCAGGAAATACATTGGTGAGAAGACAGAAGTAATTGACCTGGAAGGTAAAACCATGACGCCTGGTTTTATTGAGGGGCATGGTCACTTTATGGGTGTTGGCTATAACGAACTTAACCTTGACCTGATGTACGTAACCAGCTATGAGGAACTCGTTGCCAAAGTGAAAGAAGCGGTAGATAAAGCTCAACCAGGACAATGGATACTTGGACGGGGTTGGCACCAGGATAAATGGGACACAAAGCCAGATAAAATGATTAAGGGATTTCAAACGCACCATTTATTAAGTGAAGTTTCACCAAATAACCCGGTATTTCTTCGTCATGCCAGCGGTCATGCCGCATTGGCCAATGCCAAGGCAATGGAAGTGGCTGGGGTCAATCAATTGTCGGTAGAGACATTGAAAGAATCTTCGGAAGAGGGCGGAGAGATCATACGTGATGAGATGGGTAACCCAACGGGAATTTTCAATGAACGTGCCATGGGAATCATTTCAAAACATATTCCGCAAGATGATGAATCACGCGATAGCCAGGCATTGTCGTTGGCGATACAAGCATGCTGGCGTAATGGCATTACCAGCTTTCACGATGCTGGCGCCTCACGCGAAAACATTGAACTGTTCAATCAATTTAAAAATGACGGAAAATTAGGTGTTCGCCTGTATGTGATGCTTACAGGTTGGGATCGTGACCTGGTGTACGAGTGGTTTAAGAAAGGCCCGGTGGTTGATCCGGATAACCTACTCACCATTCGATCAGTAAAATTGAATTGTGATGGCGCGTTGGGTTCACGTGGAGCGTGGTTACTTGAACCGTATACTGACCGAAATGATTTTTACGGCATGGCGACCTTCCCGATGGATTCTGTCTTGTCTGTTTCGCGCACAGCATTGAAATCAGGATTTCAGGTTTGTGCGCACGCCATTGGTGATCGTGCCAATCAGGAAATACTTAATCGGTATGAGCAGGCCATAAATGAAAATCCGGGTGTTAAAGATCATCGGTTCAGAATAGAACATGCGCAACACCTTCATCCAAATGATATTCCGCGTTTTGGTAAGCTGGGTGTTATTCCCGCCATGCAGGCCATTCATATGTCGAGTGACAGACCGTGGGCGATAGAACGGTTGGGAGAGAAGCGAATTAAAGAAGGAGCCTACATGTGGCAATCACTGTTAAAGAGTGGTGCTGTGATTGTGAACGGTACGGATGCGCCAGTTGAACCCCTCAATCCGATTCCAAGTTTTTATGCATCGGTTACCCGCAAAACGTTAAAGGGAGAGCCGGAGGGTGGCTATGAACCCGAAGAAAAGATGACGCGTGCGCAGGCATTGCGATCCTATACATTGGATGCTGCCTACGGAGCGTTTGAAGAAAACATTAAAGGATCGATTGAAAAAGGCAAGCTTGCTGATTTGGTGGTGTTTACTGAAAATATAATGGAGGCCGAAGAAATGGATATCCTGAAAGCAGAAGTAGCCATGACCATTGTAGATGGTAAAGTAGTTTACAAGAAGTAA
- a CDS encoding head GIN domain-containing protein translates to MNSMRAQWTILFFLFSGTLVFAQQTETRNLGSFKGVKAATGIDVYLKKGDRESARVEVSGTDVDNVITEVSGDYLKIHMAEGRYNRTKTVKVYVTYVQLSKLSASSAASIYGEGTIRTRSMEISASSAGSVEISIETEQLEVGVSSAADVELTGKAKFAELEASSAGEIDAYDLEAEEVDANASSAGSIRVNVTQKIDARASSGADIRYRGNPMKTNTNSSSGGSVRKSS, encoded by the coding sequence ATGAATAGCATGAGAGCACAATGGACAATTTTATTCTTCTTGTTTTCCGGAACGCTTGTATTTGCACAGCAAACTGAAACCAGAAACCTGGGATCGTTCAAGGGTGTAAAAGCGGCCACAGGTATTGATGTTTACCTGAAAAAAGGCGACCGGGAAAGTGCACGTGTTGAAGTATCAGGTACTGATGTAGATAATGTAATCACGGAAGTGTCTGGAGATTACCTGAAAATCCACATGGCTGAAGGTAGGTATAACCGAACCAAAACAGTGAAAGTTTATGTGACCTACGTTCAACTATCCAAGCTATCGGCCAGTTCAGCTGCCAGTATTTACGGAGAAGGAACTATACGTACACGTTCAATGGAAATCAGCGCTTCCAGTGCAGGATCAGTTGAAATCAGTATTGAAACCGAGCAATTGGAAGTTGGTGTATCAAGTGCGGCTGATGTCGAGTTAACCGGAAAGGCAAAATTTGCTGAACTGGAAGCCAGCAGTGCGGGTGAAATCGATGCCTATGATCTGGAGGCAGAAGAGGTGGATGCAAATGCAAGTAGCGCTGGTTCCATACGGGTTAATGTAACTCAAAAAATTGATGCCCGTGCCAGTAGTGGAGCGGACATCCGCTATAGGGGCAACCCCATGAAAACCAACACCAATTCTAGTAGTGGCGGGTCTGTTAGAAAATCGAGTTAA
- a CDS encoding sterol desaturase family protein: MSFYLVGSKSFWTILTVVFLRYLILASLAFIVFYIILKHADAFRKIQSRFPANRDYLREIGYSVLTSFIFAGVGFAVFLTPLSQYTQVYFNVYEYGWPYLVFSIVLIIFLHDTYFYWMHRMIHHKSVYRIIHRVHHLSTNPSPWAAMAFHPLEAVLEAGIIVLVAFLFPVHPLAIGIFLLFMMIYNVYGHLGFELYPRKFASGKIGRWINTSVNHNMHHQYFTGNYGLYFLFWDRWMGTLHPDYEARFDQATSRNTLESLKNSSL; encoded by the coding sequence ATGAGTTTTTACCTGGTGGGCAGCAAAAGTTTCTGGACAATCCTTACGGTGGTATTTCTTCGATACCTCATTTTGGCCTCCCTTGCTTTCATTGTGTTTTACATTATCCTGAAACACGCTGATGCTTTTCGTAAAATTCAATCCCGTTTTCCGGCAAACCGCGATTACCTTAGGGAAATTGGATATTCTGTACTGACATCATTCATTTTTGCCGGTGTTGGGTTTGCTGTATTTCTCACACCACTTTCCCAATACACGCAAGTCTATTTTAACGTATATGAATACGGCTGGCCTTACCTGGTATTCAGTATTGTACTGATTATTTTTCTGCACGACACCTACTTCTATTGGATGCATCGGATGATACACCATAAATCCGTTTACAGAATCATTCATCGGGTTCATCATCTTTCTACAAATCCATCGCCATGGGCAGCCATGGCATTTCATCCGCTGGAAGCGGTATTGGAGGCAGGTATTATCGTATTGGTGGCTTTTCTTTTCCCGGTCCATCCACTGGCCATTGGTATCTTTCTGTTGTTTATGATGATCTACAATGTATATGGTCATCTGGGGTTTGAACTTTATCCAAGAAAATTTGCCAGCGGAAAAATTGGCCGTTGGATCAACACCTCGGTAAACCACAACATGCATCACCAGTATTTTACGGGTAACTATGGCCTGTATTTTTTGTTTTGGGATCGTTGGATGGGTACCCTCCACCCGGATTATGAAGCCCGGTTTGATCAGGCTACCTCACGAAATACCCTTGAATCCTTGAAAAATTCAAGCCTTTGA
- a CDS encoding TerB family tellurite resistance protein, with protein sequence MQFNKKAELNVLINLAASDSKIEEKESKLIHMVGKANGLSTEEVQELINKPKPIGDLNAMTNDEKFEHLYYLIQMMKMDGQVFRSEIIFCESIAEKLGYKKSVVGELSQHIYSDPSITADRNMLRQKAEKYIRD encoded by the coding sequence ATGCAATTCAACAAGAAAGCAGAACTTAATGTTTTGATCAATTTAGCTGCCAGTGATAGCAAAATTGAAGAAAAAGAGTCCAAGCTGATCCATATGGTGGGTAAGGCGAATGGGTTATCTACTGAAGAAGTTCAGGAGTTGATTAACAAGCCCAAGCCGATTGGTGACTTGAATGCCATGACCAACGATGAAAAGTTCGAACACCTGTATTACCTCATTCAAATGATGAAAATGGACGGCCAGGTATTTCGTAGTGAGATTATTTTCTGTGAATCAATAGCTGAAAAACTGGGGTACAAAAAATCTGTTGTGGGTGAACTTTCCCAACACATCTACAGCGATCCTTCCATTACTGCCGACCGCAATATGCTTCGGCAAAAGGCAGAGAAATATATTCGCGACTGA
- a CDS encoding CapA family protein, translating into MKCKALIVQFLLVTFCVYRLVAQDTTRISLLFLGDIMQHETQINAAYNPKTGKYDYSNCFRFLRPYFQSADLTIGNLELTLGGKPYTGYPQFSAPDELVYALKDVGVDVLVTANNHSVDRRKKGLERTIRVLDSLGIPHTGTFTDTVERMNDYPLLLHRNGFRLALLNYTYGTNGIPVTKPNVVNPIDTTLIRKDLKRARELNPDAIIVFMHWGNEYQNQPTKQQRQLTEFCFKHGAQLVIGAHPHVLQPMEWNIEQNQLVVYSLGNFVSGQRPRFRDGGAMIQVGLKKIVHTDTSMTTIDTANYRLQWVYRTVEAKREFIVLPVSTFEQDTTGFIKDETSKLAFKTFIDDSRALLDKYNQNISEATTVPPDTVVSFTVRVAQASTSADVYAILDQLDTFPFGLTSFQKENRCTVFYTGKFINKAQAEAYVLRIRSQWPYAEVVEVINDRLPDQP; encoded by the coding sequence ATGAAATGTAAAGCGCTGATTGTTCAGTTTTTATTGGTGACTTTCTGTGTATACAGACTTGTTGCACAAGATACTACCCGTATTTCACTCCTGTTTTTAGGCGACATCATGCAACATGAAACGCAGATCAATGCCGCCTACAATCCGAAAACCGGAAAGTATGATTATTCGAATTGTTTCAGATTTCTAAGACCCTATTTCCAGTCTGCTGATCTGACGATAGGCAATCTTGAATTGACCCTAGGGGGAAAGCCCTACACCGGCTACCCGCAATTCAGTGCGCCCGATGAACTGGTGTATGCCTTGAAAGATGTAGGTGTGGATGTTTTGGTTACAGCCAATAACCACAGTGTGGATCGCAGAAAGAAGGGCCTTGAGCGAACCATTCGGGTGTTGGATAGTTTGGGTATTCCGCACACCGGTACGTTTACCGATACGGTTGAGCGCATGAACGATTATCCGTTGTTGTTGCATCGCAATGGATTCAGGCTCGCGTTGCTGAATTATACGTACGGAACAAACGGAATTCCGGTAACAAAGCCCAATGTGGTAAATCCGATAGACACCACACTTATCCGAAAAGATTTGAAGCGGGCCAGGGAACTAAACCCCGATGCTATAATTGTATTCATGCACTGGGGAAATGAATATCAAAATCAACCTACCAAGCAACAGCGACAGTTAACTGAGTTTTGTTTTAAGCACGGTGCACAATTGGTGATTGGCGCTCACCCACACGTGTTACAACCGATGGAATGGAACATAGAGCAAAATCAATTGGTGGTGTATTCGCTTGGTAATTTTGTTTCCGGGCAACGCCCCCGCTTCCGCGATGGGGGTGCGATGATTCAGGTTGGATTAAAAAAAATAGTTCATACGGATACGTCAATGACGACTATTGATACAGCCAATTACCGGTTACAGTGGGTGTACCGAACGGTGGAAGCCAAACGGGAGTTTATAGTCTTGCCGGTATCAACATTTGAACAGGATACAACTGGTTTTATTAAAGACGAAACTTCAAAACTGGCTTTCAAAACTTTTATTGATGATTCGCGTGCTTTGTTGGATAAGTACAATCAAAATATTTCAGAGGCAACAACGGTACCACCTGATACTGTGGTCTCGTTTACTGTACGTGTTGCGCAAGCATCAACTTCAGCCGATGTTTATGCTATTCTAGATCAGTTGGATACTTTCCCGTTTGGCCTCACCAGTTTTCAGAAGGAAAACCGATGTACTGTTTTTTATACCGGAAAGTTTATAAACAAAGCACAAGCGGAGGCGTACGTTCTGCGTATTCGTTCGCAATGGCCTTATGCCGAGGTAGTAGAGGTGATCAACGATCGGTTACCCGATCAACCTTAA